The Anaerolineae bacterium DNA segment AAAACGGTGGTGGCGGCCTATCTCATCGGGTCGCGCGGCACCACCCTGCACGCCATTAGCCTGGGGACCATTGTTACGTTGACCCATACCGGCTCGGTGTTTGTGCTGGGCTTGATTACCCTGGCCGCCTCGCAATATATTTTGCCTACCCATCTTTCTTTTATCCTGGAAATCATTTCAGGCTTGTTGATTGTGGGCCTGGGCGCATCGCTGCTCTACCAACGGTGGCGCATCTGGCGCAAAGCAACGGTAGGGGATGACGGTCATCACAATGACGGTCATCATCATGATCATCCCCATGATGGTCATCATCATCACCATCATCATCATCACGACCATTCGCCCGGCCACCATCATCACCATCATCACGACCATTCGCCCGACCACCATCATCACCATGCCCCTCTTGCCGGAGATGTATCCTGGCGCTCTTTGGTGGCGCTGGGCGTTAGCGGCGGGCTGGTGCCCTGCCCGGATGCTATTGCTATCCTGCTGGTGGCCATTGCCCTTAACCGTATAATGTTGGGATTATCCTTGATTGTGGCCTTTAGCCTGGGCCTGGCGGTGGTGCTGATTTTTATTGGCCTGGCCATGGTCCACAGCCGCCGCCTCTTCGACAAAATGGATGCCTTCAATCGCTGGGCGCCGTTGATGCCTGTGGCCAGCGCCGTCATTGTGTTGGCCCTGGGGCTGGTTTTGACCATTGCCGCGTTTAGAAATATCGGCGTCTTTACGACAGGGTCGGAGTTTACCCAAACAGCCGGTCTACCGCCCAATGCCGCTCAAACGGAGCCATTGGCCATCCCCCCGCCCCCACCTTTTGTTATTGACCGGGCCGGTATTCTTTATATGGACGGCGATGAACAGGGAAAAAGCCAAATCTTCCGCCTTGATTTGGCCGGCGGCACCTCTCCCCGGCAGCTTACCCCAAACCCCCTGGGGGTGCAGGGATATGCCCTGTCGCCCGATGGCGCAAGGGTGGTCTACACCGCTATGCGCGATGATGGCGGCAGCGATTTGGGGCTGGTCAATGTTGATGGCAACGCCCCACGGGAACTTTTGACCTGTCCAGATGCCGCGTGCGGCGGCGCGGTTTGGTCGCCGGATGGGGGGCGGCTGGTTTACGAACGGATTAATCCTACTTCCCAGGACGCCACCGCCGGTTTGCCGTCTTTGTGGTGGTTTGAAATGGAGACCGGCGAGACCGGCCCCATTTTTCAAGATAGCCGGTGGCCGGGCTTCAATCCTCGCTGGTCGCCGGATGGTTTGTGGTTGAGCTACGTTTATCCCGGCAGCGGCAAGATGGAGCTTTATCACCTGGCCGACGGTCGCCGTAATTCCCTCAATACCCAAACCGGCGCGCCCGTGGTTTGGAGTCCCCGGGGTGAGGGGTTGCTGGTGACAAATGTGTGGGATGCGGGCCAACGTTCGCTCATCCATCTCTTCCGATATGATCTGGAAACTGAAACCATGACCGACTTAAGTGAGGCGTCAAAACCGGGCGATAAACCCGTGATGGATAGCGCCGCGGCCTGGTCGCCGGATGGGCAATGGCTGGTGGTAGTGCGGCGCGGTCTGACCCCGGGCGGCGCTACCACCGGCAGTTGGCTATGGCTGATGCGGCCCGACGGCAGCGA contains these protein-coding regions:
- a CDS encoding PD40 domain-containing protein, which gives rise to MLRYLTVFMLMISCLILTGRPAQAHPADMYFQTHTIHLTPAGLRLTWSVFLGPLLVPLVYTDVDRNRDQAVSSAEAQAWAEIILPGFSVAFDDSALAWRLEGIEWPTDFNAMQTGDETILIHLAADWPANLAGEHQLTLNNQYQEAISVNWFYLHGLEGVLFQKPTQDNGRLEVDFLLPESSETTPVAADEEWQTYWDSGTPSLPALASRAVLQSAMGQTVAASAEANRPIAVLTDLVRAPELSAPFYLLALGIAVVLGALHSLTPGHGKTVVAAYLIGSRGTTLHAISLGTIVTLTHTGSVFVLGLITLAASQYILPTHLSFILEIISGLLIVGLGASLLYQRWRIWRKATVGDDGHHNDGHHHDHPHDGHHHHHHHHHDHSPGHHHHHHHDHSPDHHHHHAPLAGDVSWRSLVALGVSGGLVPCPDAIAILLVAIALNRIMLGLSLIVAFSLGLAVVLIFIGLAMVHSRRLFDKMDAFNRWAPLMPVASAVIVLALGLVLTIAAFRNIGVFTTGSEFTQTAGLPPNAAQTEPLAIPPPPPFVIDRAGILYMDGDEQGKSQIFRLDLAGGTSPRQLTPNPLGVQGYALSPDGARVVYTAMRDDGGSDLGLVNVDGNAPRELLTCPDAACGGAVWSPDGGRLVYERINPTSQDATAGLPSLWWFEMETGETGPIFQDSRWPGFNPRWSPDGLWLSYVYPGSGKMELYHLADGRRNSLNTQTGAPVVWSPRGEGLLVTNVWDAGQRSLIHLFRYDLETETMTDLSEASKPGDKPVMDSAAAWSPDGQWLVVVRRGLTPGGATTGSWLWLMRPDGSEGRALTEESEMIYGTPVWSPDGNYLLFHTYSLAEALATKIFILNVETGETQEVVGSGSRPDWVY